The following coding sequences are from one Panicum hallii strain FIL2 chromosome 5, PHallii_v3.1, whole genome shotgun sequence window:
- the LOC112895794 gene encoding V-type proton ATPase subunit c''2, with product MSLDSSSWARALVQISPYTFSAIGIAVSIGVSVLGAAWGIFITGSSLIGAAIKAPRITSKNLISVIFCEAVAIYGVIVAIILQTKLESVPSSQMYAPESLRAGYAIFASGLIVGFANLVCGVCVGIIGSSCALSDAQNSSLFVKILVIEIFGSALGLFGVIVGIIMSSQASWPAKA from the exons ATGTCGTTGGACTCGTCGTCGTGGGCGCGCGCCTTGGTGCAGATCTCGCCCTACACCTTCTCCGCCATCGGCATCGCCGTCTCCATCGGCGTCTCCGTCCTCGGCGCGGCATG GGGCATCTTCATCACGGGGAGCAGCCTCATCGGGGCCGCCATCAAGGCGCCCAGGATCACATCTAAGAACCTCATCAG TGTCATCTTCTGTGAGGCTGTCGCAATTTATGGTGTAATTGTGGCAATCATCCTCCAGACGAAGCTTGAAAGTGTGCCATCATCTCAAATGTATGCTCCGGAGTCTCTTCGAGCTGGCTATGCAATCTTTGCATCTGGCCTTATTGTTGGCTTTGCTAATCTTGTGTGCGG GGTATGTGTGGGGATAATTGGAAGCAGCTGCGCACTGTCTGATGCTCAGAACTCGTCGCTCTTTGTAAAGATCTTGGTAATTGAGATCTTCGGCAGCGCTCTGGGGCTGTTCGGAGTCATTGTGGGCATCATCATGTCATCTCAAGCGTCATGGCCGGCCAAAGCTTGA